The genomic window GAGGCCCCGAGTGACGATGACCGGGTCCGCCATTACTCCTCGCCGTCGTATTGCCGAGACGTGTTTTTCAATTTACTGGTTGGTGTTCCCGTGTACCGGACCCGTTCGCGCCCCGCCTTCTTATCTCCCGTAATCGACATCGAAATTAATTTACCAAATGGTTATCAATTACGTCGGCATTGATGGAGAAAAAGGCGAGGCGCGAGTCGAGTAGCTGCCTGCGCGACTTCCTGATAGTACCGCTGACCGTGTTGCTGGTCGTCGCTTCGCTCTCGACGGCCGCTCCCGGACTCGCGATCGGATCGGCCGACGCCGCGGCGCCGACTGCACAGCCGGCCACCGGGAACGCGACGGCGAACGTCACGGCGACGACGCCCCCGAGCGAGAGCGATCGAGGGAGGGCGACGATCACGCTCATCACCGGAGATACGGTACGCGTCTCCGAACGGGGTCGAACGCCGACGTACCGGCTGACCGGTTCCGCATCGGGGGCCGTCTTCGAGACCGACGCCGGAACCCACGTCGTCCCCGAGACGGTGACCCTCTCGAAGTTCGACAGGGACCTGTTCAACGTCGATCTCCTCCGGGACCAGAACGTGACCGAGTCGCGGGGGATTCCCGTGATAATCGAGTGGAACGGCACGCCGAGCGACGAGACGATCCGGTCGTTACGGCAGACCGGCGTCCGCCAGGATCGACAGCTGGAGATGATCGACGCGACGGCGGCGACTGTTCCGAAGCGCAACGCGACCGCCGCCTACGAGGTACTGACCGACGCCGGCAGCGTCGAAGCGGTGCACTACGACGGTCGCGTCAGCGCGGCGGGATCGCCTCGTGAGACCGCCGGCCTCCGCGCACCGGGCGCACGGTCGAACCTGACCGGGACGGGGATCGACGTCGCAGTTCTGGACAGCGGGATCAACGAATCGCATCCCGCCATCGGCGAGGACGAGGTCGACGAGGTCGATTTCGTCGGCGACGGGTCAGTCGGTGACGCGTACAACCACGGCACGCCCGTGGCCGGCCTCATCACGGGCGACGGGACCGCAGCGAACGGGAGCTACGCCGGCGTCGCGCCCGATGCGAACGTCCTCGACGTCCGGGTCCTCGACGGCTCCGGAACCGCCGAGCGATCGACGATCATCGACGGGATCCAGTACGCCATCGAGCAGGACGTCGACGTCATCTCGATGAGCCTCGGCATCGAGGCCACGAGCGTCCGATCGGACGATCCGTTCCACGACGCCGTCGAGATGGCGGAACGCGAGGGAATAACGGTCGTGGTAGCGACCGGGAACTTCGATCGGTTCTCCGATCCGACGTACGGATCGGTCAAGTCGCCCGGAATCCTGGAAGAGGTGATCACCGTCGGAGCCAGCGCGAACGACTCCCGAATCTCGCCGCGATCGCGGCGTGGACCGACACCGGTCGGGAACTACCTCAAGCCCGACCTCGTGGCACCCGGCACCGGCGTCCCGGCTCCGGACGGACACTCAGACGACTACCAGACGTTCAACGGGACCTCCTTCGCGACACCGCTCGTCTCCGGTACTGCGGCGCTGCACGCGCAGGCGCATCCCGACTGGTCCCCGGACCGGATCAAGAACGTCGTCACGTCGACGGCCGACCCGGTCGGTTCCGCGAACGCGTACCAGCAGGGCGCCGGCACGCTCGACGTGGTCGAGTCGCTCGACGCCGACGTCGTGGTCGATCCCGCGACGACCGACTTCGGACGGGTTCCCACCGGGACCACCGTCACGCGTACCGTCACGATCAGGAACCTCGGTACACAGCGGAAGCAGGTCCCCGTTTCGGCGACGGCATCGGCGATCCGCTCGTCGGCAGCGGGGGACGTGTCGGTGAACCGGACCTCGGTCACGGTTCCCGCCGGCGGTTCGGCCGCGGTCGACCTGACTGTCGATACGAGCGACGCGCTGGGCAGTCCGTACTCGGGCCGAATACGCGCCGGGAACGCGACTGCGATCTTCGGATACGTCCCCCAGCGACCGGTGAGGGTGACGAAGCGGGGGCTCGGGTCCACGACCGGCGACAGCGTGACGCTCGTCAACACCGAGACGGACACCGTCTACGGCCCGAAGACGATGAGCGACGGCGAGGCCACGTTCCAGATCCGGCGACCGGGCGACTTCGTCGCGGTGTCGGCGGGTCGTCACCGCGGGCAGCCAGTCGTCACGGCCGAGCGGGCCACGATCGACGGCTCCGGACACGTCGTTCTCGACGAGTCGGAGACCGTCCGACGGACGCTGGACGCGGGGTCGTTCCCCCACTCCGGAGCGAGACTCGCTAATCGAACTGTCGTCGTCAACGCGACGCTGGGAACCGGCCCGGTGGACGTGCGAACCGTCGCCGAGAATCCGTCGGCCGCGACAGTCAGAGTGAGCCCGACGTCCGCGATGACGTACGCGGTGCGTCGCGTCGTGACCGTCGGGCCCGAGAAGCAGGCGTACAACACGTCGTCTGTCTACCACTTGCGGCACGTCGCCCGGAACGTCAGCGGACCGGCCACCAGGAGCGTCGACGTCGACGCGCTAGACGAACAGCGGGTCCGATACTACCGGGGCGTGCCCGGGGAAT from Halomicrobium salinisoli includes these protein-coding regions:
- a CDS encoding S8 family serine peptidase, translating into MEKKARRESSSCLRDFLIVPLTVLLVVASLSTAAPGLAIGSADAAAPTAQPATGNATANVTATTPPSESDRGRATITLITGDTVRVSERGRTPTYRLTGSASGAVFETDAGTHVVPETVTLSKFDRDLFNVDLLRDQNVTESRGIPVIIEWNGTPSDETIRSLRQTGVRQDRQLEMIDATAATVPKRNATAAYEVLTDAGSVEAVHYDGRVSAAGSPRETAGLRAPGARSNLTGTGIDVAVLDSGINESHPAIGEDEVDEVDFVGDGSVGDAYNHGTPVAGLITGDGTAANGSYAGVAPDANVLDVRVLDGSGTAERSTIIDGIQYAIEQDVDVISMSLGIEATSVRSDDPFHDAVEMAEREGITVVVATGNFDRFSDPTYGSVKSPGILEEVITVGASANDSRISPRSRRGPTPVGNYLKPDLVAPGTGVPAPDGHSDDYQTFNGTSFATPLVSGTAALHAQAHPDWSPDRIKNVVTSTADPVGSANAYQQGAGTLDVVESLDADVVVDPATTDFGRVPTGTTVTRTVTIRNLGTQRKQVPVSATASAIRSSAAGDVSVNRTSVTVPAGGSAAVDLTVDTSDALGSPYSGRIRAGNATAIFGYVPQRPVRVTKRGLGSTTGDSVTLVNTETDTVYGPKTMSDGEATFQIRRPGDFVAVSAGRHRGQPVVTAERATIDGSGHVVLDESETVRRTLDAGSFPHSGARLANRTVVVNATLGTGPVDVRTVAENPSAATVRVSPTSAMTYAVRRVVTVGPEKQAYNTSSVYHLRHVARNVSGPATRSVDVDALDEQRVRYYRGVPGESYRATVGAEAFDDVPLSESYVDGGLGTTFNQTIRVSPSLSQYHDSYTTGPFGLVQWSAKPRQESLSFDSGQRVETAVKKHPFRATAPRWSLSEGQFSATVHPTVGQPPNGYVISDEPPERYDLWVNGDRRRPMIRNAETVDVSADRDGIESVRLRVYDQHGMSPLSNRTVTTFSATTAGDDARPPAVPSVTFGSHGRTNVVPNGSLNVTVATSDAGSSVENVSLYVATRDANGVPETTAFESADGWRRVRLTGDGDGTYTGTVELDDYRGTLSVAARAVDGSGNAVETTATDAVVVGSRAPTARVSANTTLTAPDGPVRFDAGDSYDDLTVASYRWDFDGDGSVDRTTQGPTATHRYEDSGVVRPRLTVVDPHGFENTTRSRPMGVVRALRERIGELDDRTIADVRTAVAGGRVRYAADRLDGRRAVDARTLFVALGDVDGGFEAGAGSTVFVNDGRVNRRAEGHNVVAAAARFNGGIEAGGSVTAVGDSTVARGAIESDESVRVLSDSALAVEGTLETGTLSVGEGGTLTVHGDVEAERLAAENGSAITVRGRLECANADVGEAVAISVRGENECFADADSPGSDDDGERSVSAPAQTDRTDEATSVGPDSGDATPATETAR